A window from Exiguobacterium marinum DSM 16307 encodes these proteins:
- a CDS encoding Ppx/GppA family phosphatase produces the protein MEKKLAVIDIGSNSIRNVIFEVNEEGQYFERLNVKEVARLSSHISDSNEMTDEGIAALIDTLRHFKELNDYHTVTDVLPVATAAIRNANNSDEILQQVKLSTDMTIRLLSDYEEAYYGYSAIVNSTYVEDGYSVDIGGGSMEVTYFQNRELVFYHSFPFGAVTLTKEFMKDDTMTKDERKALISYLKKAFKEIEWLEPHGVPLVGVGGTARNLVRVEQTLSNFPLEGIHQYTISADQLEEVVDELVGMSSKQLGRLDGLSKDRVDIIAPAVTAIGELAKYLKVPEFTMSNNGLREGLFYENYLHEHDKVRFADVKEESFRHFEKQYDVNPTRHQHLIRLARQLYTGLIEEKVIKPKPFEPGLLEGACRLAYVGEYIDHNNKSDHTFHLITTNDFKGLNNEDRLALALVTSFKSKRVLEQHIEAFPKWFDQKLLKSLELLGSIVKLVDAFDLTERQIVTDLHVSRSKDGLILSLETNGSARFELQRSTRHKKHLERAIDQSIEIVISEEE, from the coding sequence ATGGAAAAGAAACTTGCAGTCATTGATATCGGGTCCAACTCGATCCGGAACGTCATTTTTGAAGTCAACGAGGAAGGACAATACTTTGAGCGTTTGAACGTAAAAGAGGTCGCTCGTTTATCTAGCCATATTAGTGATTCGAATGAAATGACAGATGAAGGAATCGCTGCGCTCATCGATACATTACGTCATTTTAAGGAATTAAACGATTATCACACCGTTACCGATGTACTCCCTGTGGCGACGGCTGCCATTCGGAACGCTAATAATTCGGATGAAATTTTACAACAAGTAAAGCTATCTACTGACATGACCATCCGTTTGTTAAGTGATTATGAAGAAGCGTATTACGGATACTCAGCCATTGTCAATTCGACCTATGTTGAAGATGGCTATTCGGTCGATATTGGCGGAGGATCAATGGAAGTCACCTATTTTCAGAACCGAGAGCTCGTCTTTTATCACAGCTTCCCGTTCGGTGCCGTCACATTGACAAAAGAGTTTATGAAAGACGATACAATGACGAAAGACGAACGTAAGGCATTGATTTCATACTTGAAGAAAGCATTCAAAGAAATTGAATGGTTGGAACCTCATGGCGTCCCACTTGTCGGTGTTGGTGGGACAGCTCGAAACTTAGTTCGTGTTGAACAGACCCTATCTAACTTTCCACTTGAAGGAATTCATCAATATACAATCTCTGCTGATCAACTTGAGGAAGTTGTAGACGAGCTCGTCGGAATGTCGAGTAAGCAACTCGGACGCTTGGACGGACTCTCTAAAGACCGCGTCGACATCATCGCACCTGCTGTCACAGCAATCGGAGAACTAGCAAAATATTTGAAAGTTCCTGAATTTACGATGAGTAACAATGGGCTTCGTGAAGGCCTCTTCTATGAAAACTATTTACATGAGCACGACAAAGTCCGTTTCGCCGACGTCAAAGAAGAGAGCTTCCGACATTTTGAAAAACAATATGATGTGAACCCCACCCGCCATCAACACTTGATTCGCTTGGCCCGTCAGTTGTATACCGGATTGATTGAAGAAAAAGTGATTAAACCGAAACCGTTCGAACCAGGGCTTCTTGAAGGGGCCTGTCGCCTCGCTTATGTCGGAGAGTATATCGATCATAACAACAAGAGCGACCACACGTTCCATTTAATCACTACAAACGATTTTAAAGGGCTAAACAACGAAGACCGTCTCGCCCTTGCTCTCGTCACATCATTTAAATCAAAACGAGTATTAGAACAACATATCGAAGCATTTCCGAAGTGGTTTGATCAAAAGTTGTTAAAGAGTCTTGAATTGCTCGGTTCCATTGTAAAGCTCGTCGATGCCTTCGATTTGACCGAACGCCAAATCGTCACCGATCTA